The DNA sequence CCTTTCTTACCATCGCCCAGGCCGCCACATAAGAGATTTGGAAAATCCTTTCAACCGGATTGAGATCCTTAGCTTTTACGTATTCATTCAATCTCAGCAGTAGTTTTCTAGGGATAAAGACGACTTCTTCCTCACGCCCGCTTTTTGGTTCCTGAATGATTAGTTTACGATCGTCAATATCATTCGGTGTCAGCTTAAGAACTTCTCCAATCCTCATGCCACCTCTGGCCATCAATTCCATAATTAGCCTGTTTCGGGTATTCATCGTTCTGAAAATAATTTCGTCAATGGTTTCTTTGTCAATGATCTTCCATTGGATACATGTGGCCCGTCGGAATATTTTTTTGATAATTGGAGTTGCGCAATGATTTGTTAGTTCCGGAGAAGCTGTATTGATTGTGAAATTGTAGAAAGACGAAAGAGTTGAGTAGCGATTGCGTTTTGTTGACTGTTTGTTGCCATTGGTGAGTTTAATCAGAAAATCGAGAACCTCTTCCTGGTTGACTTCTTCTAGTTCTCGCTCAGCAAAAGTTTCAGAAAAGCAAAACAGTACGTACTCGCAGGTCTTAACGGTATTTTTTTTTGGAATTTACCCGGTGATACTGTAGATGATGTTCGACTGCCTGTAAAACTTTCATCCTTTTCTCCTTTACAAAAATAATGTTTTAACCCATGTTTAACAAGATTTTAGTTGATTTGGCGATTT is a window from the Pseudomonadota bacterium genome containing:
- a CDS encoding site-specific integrase, with the translated sequence MELMARGGMRIGEVLKLTPNDIDDRKLIIQEPKSGREEEVVFIPRKLLLRLNEYVKAKDLNPVERIFQISYVAAWAMVRKAGEMVGVKLRPHDLRRHAATYASRSGTPLEIVSKVILRHSDLSTTQRYLGKVNDAEAMRWIENLHG